One segment of Tamandua tetradactyla isolate mTamTet1 chromosome 13, mTamTet1.pri, whole genome shotgun sequence DNA contains the following:
- the LOC143653449 gene encoding olfactory receptor 13A1-like gives MAMSNQTLVTEFILQGFSETPQLQVLFFFLFLTLYTMAICGNSLIVAAISFSPGLHTPMYFFLVNLAIFDVFCACAVLPKLLEILVAEKRIISYGGCIIQMYFLTWSVAAELLLFTAMAYDRYVAICQPLHYGSMMGPQVCAALAGAVWGISILGAGVNTGLVLQLTFCGPNVIDHFFCEIPPVLLLSCSSTYLNDIMTIMADIFYAVLNFLLTMVSYSFIISTILKIRTAEGKQRAFSTCSSHLTVVTMYYTTVIYTYLTPGSSYSPETGKVMAVLYSTVSPTLNPLIYTLRNKDVKTALHKVFTLLAEKLYTDRLQSNSGIDDATFQHSCAEAPQTLLYPRTLLFLRHVLSLLHVIPLTQCGYMKAEPLPRSPQSCTPLAGAGTPFLQRTHRKHLHAAHISMTSGQQDVPHR, from the exons ATGGCCATGAGTAACCAGACGCTGGTAACAGAATTCATCCTGCAGGGTTTCTCAGAAACACCACAGCTCCAGGTGCTCTTCTTCTTCCTGTTCCTCACTCTCTACACCATGGCCATCTGTGGCAACTCCCTCATCGTGGCGGCCATCAGCTTCAGCCCTGGactccacacacccatgtactttttcctggTAAACTTGGCTATTTTTGATGTGTTCTGTGCATGTGCTGTTTTGCCGAAACTCCTTGAGATTCTGGTGGCAGAGAAGAGAATCATCTCCTATGGGGGCTGCATTATCCAGATGTACTTCCTGACGTGGTCTGTTGCAGCAGAGTTGCTTCTCTTCACTGCCATGGCATATGATCGCTATGTGGCTATCTGCCAGCCCCTGCACTATGGCTCCATGATGGGCCCCCAAGTATGTGCAGCTCTGGCAGGAGCTGTTTGGGGCATCAGCATACTGGGTGCTGGGGTCAACACTGGTCTGGTGTTACAGCTGACTTTCTGTGGGCCCAATGTGATAGATCACTTTTTCTGTGAGATCCCTCCTGTGTTGTTGCTCTCCTGTTCCTCCACATACCTGAATGATATTATGACAATAATGGCTGACATCTTCTATGCTGTGTTGAATTTCCTGCTTACCATGGTGTCCTACAGTTTCATCATCTCCACCATCCTGAAGATTCGTACGGCTGAGGGGAAACAGCgagccttctccacctgctcctcccacctcaCTGTGGTTACTATGTACTACACTACAGTCATTTACACTTACCTGACCCCAGGATCCAGCTACTCCCCAGAGACAGGGAAGGTCATGGCTGTGCTTTATTCCACTGTGAGCCCCACCTTGAACCCTCTCATTTACACACTAAGGAACAAGGATGTCAAGACAGCTCTCCACAAAGTCTTTACATTGTTGGCAGAGAAACT ATATACTGACCGACTTCAGAGTAATTCAGGAATCGATGATGCTACATTTCAGCATTCCTGCGCTGAAGCCCCCCAAACCCTGCTGTACCCCCGAACTCTCCTGTTCCTCCGGCACGTGCTCTCACTGCTCCATGTCATCCCCCTAACGCAGTGTGGATACATGAAGGCAGAGCCCCTGCCCCGTTCCCCGCAGTCCTGCACACCGCTGGCAGGGGCTGGCACCCCTTTCCTGCAGCGAACCCACCGAAAGCACCTTCATGCTGCTCACATTTCCATGACATCAGGCCAGCAGGACGTGCCCCACAGGTAA
- the LOC143654485 gene encoding olfactory receptor 13A1-like gives MAIGNETEVTVFILQSFTNDPGLQAALFCLFFSLFVVALVGNGLIIAAIHCSPNLHTPMYFFLVNLAMLDMICTSSILPKVLQSLVAENTISYGGCISQMFFFTWSLSAELLLFTAMAYDRYLAICRPLHYSTLMSGRFCLALAAFVWSMGVLNAFLLTGLVLRLSFCGPNTIAHFFCEIPPVLLLSCSPTFINNIMTIAADMFLSGMNFLLTMVSYGCIIASILRIRSAEGKRRAFSTCSSHLIVVTMYYSTVLYTYIRPALGSAGLMDKVVAVLYTIVTPTLNPLIYTLRNKEFKASLKKFLLLFSK, from the coding sequence ATGGCCATTGGGAACGAGACAGAGGTGACCGTGTTCATCCTGCAGAGCTTCACCAATGATCCTGGGCTCCAGGCtgccctcttctgcctcttcttctccctctttgtGGTGGCCTTGGTGGGAAATGGCCTGATCATTGCAGCCATCCACTGCAGCCCCAAcctccacacacccatgtacttcttcctggtCAACCTCGCCATGCTGGACATGATCTGCACCTCGTCCATCCTGCCCAAGGTCCTGCAGAGCCTGGTGGCAGAGAACACCATCTCCTATGGTGGCTGCATCAGCCAGATGTTCTTCTTCACCTGGTCACTGAGCGCAGAGCTTCTGCTCTTCACtgccatggcctatgaccgctaccTGGCTATCTGCCGACCACTGCACTACAGCACCCTCATGAGTGGGAGGTTTTGCCTTGCCCTAGCAGCCTTTGTGTGGTCCATGGGAGTGCTCAATGCCTTCCTGCTCACTGGGCTGGTCCTCAGACTGTCCTTCTGTGGCCCCAACACCATTGCTCACTTCTTCTGTGAAATACCCCCCGTGCTGCTGCTCTCCTGCTCCCCGACCTTCATCAACAACATCATGACCATTGCCGCAGACATGTTTCTTTCTGGGATGAACTTCTTGCTCACCATGGTGTCCTATGGCTGCATCATCGCCAGCATCCTGCGCATCCGCTCTGCGGAAGGCAAGCGCAgggccttctccacctgctcctcccacctcaTCGTGGTTACCATGTACTACTCTACTGTCCTCTATACCTACATACGGCCAGCCCTTGGCTCCGCTGGGCTAATGGACAAGGTGGTCGCTGTATTGTACACCATAGTGACCCCCACTCTGAACCCACTCATTTACACCCTGAGGAACAAGGAATTCAAAGCATCCCTTAAGAAGTTCCTACTGCTGTTCTCCAAGTGA